From a region of the Geothrix sp. 21YS21S-2 genome:
- a CDS encoding RNA-binding domain-containing protein, with amino-acid sequence MTSQNSENLHLLGLLPEKESLTTEFKSDLDRLPDRELVESLVGMANSEGGVLFLGVENNATPTGLHKAHARLEGLPAMVANLTRPPLGVKVEAIEIQGVRVARILVPRSRHLVATSDGRVLRRRIREDGQPEDLPVYPGEYLSRKADLGVLDYSALPLESASLADFDPLERSRLRQMMERYRGDLALLSLSDEELDGALGLVQSLDGRRLPTVTGLLLIGKLSSLSSLLPTHEVAFQVMEGTDIRVNRIERWPLLRWFEHVEEQFEVRYQEEEMDSGLFRVPVPNFDRRAFREAFVNALVHRDYARLGMVRVLWEQDGIRISGPGGFPEGVTKDNLLTIDPTPRNPRLADALKRIGLAERSGRGVDRIYAGLLRFGRLAPDYTGSTTTSVAVTMPGGQADLDFLRVVLAEEKRRGEPLSLDALIILSCLRHERRAGIEELARSVQRTEAATRGLLERMVESGLLEAHGSIRDRSFTLSAPIYRQLGQSTAYVRQTGLAMIQQEAMVLKLAKAKGSIKRADVMDLCGLSESAAKSLLGRLVKEGRMVQQGQRRWTIYLLNKE; translated from the coding sequence ATGACATCTCAAAACTCTGAAAACCTGCATTTACTTGGGCTGCTGCCTGAGAAGGAATCGCTAACCACCGAATTCAAATCTGATTTGGACCGCCTTCCGGACCGTGAACTGGTTGAGTCGTTGGTTGGAATGGCCAATTCGGAAGGCGGTGTGTTGTTTCTCGGTGTCGAGAACAATGCCACACCCACCGGCTTGCACAAGGCCCATGCACGACTTGAAGGCCTGCCTGCCATGGTTGCCAACCTGACCCGCCCTCCCTTGGGCGTAAAAGTCGAGGCAATTGAAATCCAGGGTGTCAGGGTGGCAAGAATCCTGGTTCCCCGCAGCCGCCACCTCGTTGCTACATCCGATGGGCGTGTACTGAGACGGAGGATCAGGGAGGATGGCCAACCCGAGGATCTTCCCGTATATCCGGGGGAATATCTCTCCAGGAAGGCGGATCTCGGGGTTTTGGATTACTCTGCTCTGCCTCTAGAATCGGCCTCATTAGCGGACTTTGACCCTTTGGAAAGGTCCCGGCTCAGGCAGATGATGGAACGGTACCGTGGAGATCTGGCGCTCCTCTCGCTCAGCGATGAGGAACTTGATGGCGCCCTTGGTCTAGTCCAGAGCTTGGACGGACGCAGGCTTCCGACGGTGACGGGGCTCCTGCTCATTGGCAAGTTATCCAGCCTGTCAAGCCTGCTTCCCACTCATGAGGTGGCTTTCCAGGTCATGGAGGGAACTGATATTAGAGTGAACCGGATCGAACGATGGCCACTACTGCGCTGGTTCGAGCATGTGGAAGAACAATTTGAAGTTCGTTACCAGGAGGAGGAAATGGATTCGGGCCTGTTCCGGGTACCTGTTCCGAATTTCGACCGCCGGGCCTTCCGGGAAGCCTTCGTGAATGCATTGGTTCATCGGGACTACGCCCGTCTTGGCATGGTCAGAGTGCTCTGGGAACAGGATGGAATTCGGATCAGCGGTCCTGGGGGCTTTCCCGAAGGAGTCACCAAGGACAACCTTCTGACCATCGACCCCACCCCCAGGAACCCTCGACTTGCAGATGCTCTTAAACGGATCGGTTTGGCTGAAAGAAGCGGCCGTGGCGTGGATCGGATTTATGCAGGTTTGCTCCGGTTCGGCCGGCTTGCACCCGATTACACCGGTTCCACCACAACCTCAGTTGCTGTCACCATGCCTGGCGGGCAGGCCGATCTGGATTTCCTCCGGGTCGTGCTGGCGGAAGAAAAGCGCCGTGGAGAACCTCTAAGTCTGGACGCCCTGATCATCCTGTCCTGCCTCCGCCATGAGCGGCGGGCAGGAATTGAAGAACTCGCAAGATCGGTACAGCGAACGGAAGCCGCAACCCGAGGTCTCCTTGAACGGATGGTGGAATCAGGCTTGTTGGAGGCCCATGGTTCCATTCGAGACCGAAGCTTCACCCTGAGCGCCCCTATTTATCGTCAACTAGGCCAAAGCACGGCATACGTGCGTCAGACCGGCCTGGCGATGATCCAACAAGAGGCCATGGTTCTCAAACTCGCAAAAGCCAAGGGCTCCATAAAGCGTGCTGATGTCATGGATCTGTGCGGCCTTTCCGAGAGTGCCGCCAAGTCGCTTCTGGGGCGGTTGGTCAAGGAAGGGCGTATGGTCCAGCAAGGCCAAAGGCGCTGGACCATATATCTACTGAATAAAGAGTAG
- a CDS encoding metallophosphoesterase, protein MLVLIFVTLIIGLQYCHRQLIHRLLPEGYDRWVTPILVLIHIPLALYMAMRFTGNATWLPWLRPFSRAGLYFQMLCAFNLTMWLLSEGLWRLRHLWRPQPGQPPEDPGRRNFLRQTTAAGVGLASYGVLTGRREALGDPDIVHLQLYFHDLPPGMDGLRIAQISDLHAGPLVKAPLVARWRTLVQAERPELLLLTGDVTDSVPAEAGIVEEAFRNFPAPLGCYAILGNHDYFTDPRPIWQILERTGFQCLENRYAYVYRNGSRLALVGLQDPMARHGHFRDIRYGPGPSPKIATEGLPPDVWRLCLNHRPSDWPLARQAGARLTLSGHTHGGQINLIPFVNSALLLGPYAQGLYRKDGDVLYVNRGLGVVALPVRIGAPPEITLITLRRR, encoded by the coding sequence TTGCTCGTCCTGATCTTCGTCACCCTCATCATCGGCCTGCAGTACTGCCACCGGCAACTCATCCACCGGCTGCTGCCGGAGGGCTATGACCGGTGGGTGACGCCCATCCTGGTCCTCATCCACATCCCCCTGGCCCTCTACATGGCCATGCGGTTCACCGGCAACGCCACCTGGCTGCCCTGGCTCCGCCCGTTCTCCCGGGCGGGCCTGTACTTCCAGATGCTTTGCGCCTTCAACCTGACCATGTGGCTGCTCTCCGAAGGCCTGTGGCGCCTGCGCCACCTGTGGCGGCCCCAGCCGGGCCAGCCCCCCGAGGACCCCGGCCGGCGGAACTTCCTCCGCCAGACCACGGCCGCGGGCGTGGGCCTCGCCTCCTACGGCGTCCTGACCGGCCGCCGCGAGGCCCTGGGCGACCCGGACATCGTCCACCTGCAGCTCTACTTCCACGACCTGCCCCCCGGCATGGACGGCCTGCGCATCGCCCAGATCAGCGACCTCCACGCCGGCCCCCTGGTGAAGGCCCCCCTGGTGGCCCGGTGGCGGACCCTCGTGCAGGCCGAGCGCCCCGAGCTCCTCCTCCTCACCGGGGACGTCACCGACAGCGTCCCCGCGGAGGCCGGCATCGTGGAGGAGGCCTTCCGCAACTTCCCCGCCCCCCTGGGCTGCTACGCCATCCTGGGCAACCACGACTACTTCACCGACCCCCGCCCCATCTGGCAGATCCTGGAACGCACCGGCTTCCAGTGCCTCGAGAACCGCTACGCCTACGTCTACCGGAACGGCTCGCGCCTCGCCCTGGTGGGCCTCCAGGACCCCATGGCCCGCCACGGCCACTTCCGGGACATCCGCTACGGCCCCGGCCCCTCCCCGAAGATCGCCACCGAGGGCCTTCCCCCCGACGTCTGGCGCCTCTGCCTCAACCACCGCCCCAGCGATTGGCCCCTGGCCCGCCAAGCCGGCGCCCGCCTCACCCTCTCAGGCCACACCCACGGCGGCCAGATCAACCTCATCCCCTTCGTGAACAGCGCCCTCCTCCTGGGCCCCTACGCCCAGGGCCTGTACCGCAAGGACGGCGACGTCCTCTACGTGAACCGCGGCCTGGGCGTGGTGGCCCTCCCCGTCCGCATCGGCGCCCCCCCCGAAATCACCCTCATCACCCTCCGCCGCCGATGA
- the pepF gene encoding oligoendopeptidase F codes for MFRSTLPLLAGAVMIAGQPIPDFSQTERAKVPDVYKWRATDMYKSDAAWRAELDAVKALIAALDPLGKAWTTAPKAMGDFMERLDEVNLRGGRLYRYASHQGDMDLGDTNYQKMKGEIQTVLVGLGAKLAFMDADLMALGQEKVEAYIKAEPRLASHRVGFLKTLRMKAHILPEGEERVAATAGLFSDAPSGAAGMLNNVDMPHTSVTLSTGEKVVLNTANYNKLRASKVPADRRLVMETHFKEQAQYQNTFATLLDANTKKDLFQAKIRKYPTCLDAALYPEAIDTAVYKNLVASVKANLAPLHRLMRLRARMLGLTDMNYGDVYASAVQSVDKKYTFEEARDLVLKATAPLGPDYRKGLEQAFTNGWIDIYPNKGKQSGAYSDGVYGVHPFVKMNFDGSFHEVSTLAHELGHAMHSYLSDAAQPFPMADYPIFLAEIASTFNENLLMHHLLDTVADDTLKLYLLDSYLETIRGTLFRQTLFADFELAMHERVEQGQSLTPDWLDAKYLELTRLYYGHDKGVMKVEDYIKSEWSAIPHFYYNYYVFQYATGIVSSMALSEAALKDPAARDRYLAFLRSGGSRFPLDTLKTAGVDLASPQPVDAALKAFDALVGRMETLYDRTRAAGK; via the coding sequence ATGTTCCGAAGTACCCTTCCCCTGCTTGCCGGAGCCGTGATGATCGCAGGACAGCCCATACCCGACTTCTCCCAGACCGAGCGCGCCAAGGTGCCCGACGTGTACAAGTGGCGCGCCACGGACATGTACAAGAGCGACGCCGCCTGGCGCGCCGAGCTCGACGCCGTCAAGGCCCTCATCGCCGCCCTGGATCCCCTGGGCAAGGCCTGGACCACCGCCCCCAAGGCCATGGGCGACTTCATGGAGCGCCTGGACGAGGTGAACCTCCGCGGGGGCCGCCTGTACCGCTACGCCAGCCACCAGGGCGACATGGACCTGGGCGACACCAACTACCAGAAGATGAAGGGCGAGATCCAGACCGTGCTGGTGGGCCTGGGCGCCAAGCTCGCCTTCATGGACGCCGATCTCATGGCCCTGGGCCAGGAGAAGGTGGAGGCCTACATCAAGGCCGAGCCCCGCCTCGCCTCCCACCGGGTGGGCTTCCTCAAGACCCTGCGCATGAAGGCCCACATCCTCCCCGAGGGCGAGGAGCGGGTCGCCGCCACCGCCGGCCTCTTCTCCGACGCGCCCTCCGGCGCCGCCGGCATGCTCAACAACGTGGACATGCCCCACACCAGCGTGACCCTCTCCACCGGCGAGAAGGTGGTCCTCAACACCGCGAACTACAACAAGCTACGCGCCTCCAAGGTCCCTGCGGACCGGCGCCTGGTCATGGAGACCCACTTCAAGGAACAGGCCCAGTACCAGAACACCTTCGCCACCCTCCTGGACGCCAACACCAAGAAGGACCTCTTCCAGGCGAAGATCCGGAAGTACCCCACCTGCCTGGACGCCGCCCTCTACCCCGAGGCCATCGACACGGCCGTCTACAAGAACCTGGTGGCCTCCGTGAAGGCCAACCTCGCGCCCCTCCACCGCCTCATGCGCCTTCGGGCGCGGATGCTGGGCCTGACCGACATGAACTACGGCGACGTGTACGCCTCCGCCGTGCAGTCGGTGGACAAGAAGTACACCTTCGAGGAGGCCCGCGACCTGGTTCTCAAGGCCACCGCCCCCCTGGGCCCCGACTACCGCAAGGGCCTCGAGCAGGCCTTCACGAACGGCTGGATCGACATCTACCCGAACAAGGGCAAGCAGTCCGGGGCCTACTCCGACGGCGTCTACGGCGTGCACCCCTTCGTGAAGATGAACTTCGACGGCTCCTTCCACGAAGTGTCCACCCTGGCCCACGAGCTGGGCCACGCCATGCACTCCTACCTCTCGGACGCCGCCCAGCCCTTCCCCATGGCCGACTACCCCATCTTCCTCGCGGAGATCGCCAGCACGTTCAACGAGAACCTGCTCATGCACCACCTGCTGGACACGGTGGCCGACGACACCCTCAAGCTCTACCTCCTGGACAGCTACCTGGAGACCATCCGCGGCACCCTCTTCCGCCAGACCCTCTTCGCGGACTTCGAGCTGGCCATGCACGAGCGGGTGGAGCAGGGCCAGTCCCTCACCCCCGACTGGCTCGACGCGAAGTACCTGGAGCTCACCCGCCTCTACTACGGCCACGACAAGGGCGTCATGAAGGTGGAGGACTACATCAAGTCCGAGTGGAGCGCCATTCCGCACTTCTACTACAACTACTACGTCTTCCAGTACGCCACCGGCATCGTGAGCTCCATGGCACTCTCCGAGGCCGCCCTGAAGGATCCCGCCGCCCGGGACCGCTACCTGGCCTTCCTGCGGTCGGGCGGAAGCCGCTTCCCCCTGGATACCCTCAAGACCGCCGGCGTGGACCTCGCCTCGCCCCAGCCCGTGGACGCCGCCCTCAAGGCCTTCGACGCGCTGGTGGGACGCATGGAGACCCTCTACGATAGGACCCGGGCCGCCGGGAAGTGA
- the dnaE gene encoding DNA polymerase III subunit alpha, with translation MTFAHLHLHTEYSLLDGLTRIPDLVKKCRATGMNSVAVTDHGNMFGMMKLFDACEKTADKDGNWAVKPILGCEVYVAPRSRHDRKLDNNALNAEGLEDCLDPSGQRDAGYHLVLLAKNPVGFRNLSNLVSKGFTEGFYYKPRVDKDLLRENSEGLIALTACLGGEVQARLLSGNIDAAERVARDYQSIFGEDFYLEIQDQGFEAERLIIPSQFELSKRTGIPLVATNDAHYLNHDDADLHDTLLCIGTKRFKSEPKRMRFSTDQFYVKSPEEMAAVFPGHPELLERTLEIASKIDLFPITRKPITPQFPVPSGHTLESYFVEVARETFEERLKECQVLWQAGALKHSEEKYRARLEFELDTVLKMGFPGYFLLVWDFIRKAREMGVPVGPGRGSAAGSIVAWSMHITDIDPMQYDLLFERFLNPERISMPDVDIDFCRDGRQKVIDYVTEAYGKDRVSNIVTINQLKTKAVIKDVARVFEKDFAFANNLTKLVPQEPGKPITVAMALEQSDKLRELYESEPEVKNILDISARLEGLARNTGVHAAGVIIAPDDLTRFAPLSRDKDGKVMVQYTMVEAERAGLLKMDFLGLETLTQIAKTQGYIERTQGHPVDMTLIRTFDDRKTFDLFSQGDTDGIFQFESGGMKSLLAKLRPDRFDDLIALNALFRPGPLGAGMGDTYVNRRHGREPVTYMFPTLEPILSPTYGVILYQEQVMQIASLIAGYSLGEADMLRRAMGKKDKEKMAKEKTKFIEQGVVRGYERDKVSELFDLIEYFAGYGFNKSHSAAYALIAYETAYLKANFRTEFMAGLLSTKAQRTDDVVKYIQNCKEMGLDVLGPDINESQLDFTITGPNQIRFGFAAVKGLGEAALEAILAARAEEGGFKDFFHALKATDLQKANRRVWEALIKAGAFDSMEPNRAALMEGLPSAMENAGKGGQDLGLVSLFDEAEMASLADNWAVPEDVEFWSRKDRLRYERESLGLYVSGHPLEEFKDAIKVHTVGTIASLKEAAAAGRHRDRDEVAIGVMVSNVQFKTNQKGEPWAILYLEDLTDKVEALLMAGSYNPVTRKRGRPFDLYRHLALPDALLRVTGELKIETTGNNGDEDEEEQTTIKLFVTSLEPLEDFQGKGFSGALIRLPRGEYPNRLVPLLRLYHGNLPLHLEYRGPQGILARVRASGDLNVRFDPDLSEKVAKEAGCALSWTY, from the coding sequence ATGACCTTCGCGCATCTCCACCTCCACACCGAGTACTCCCTCCTCGACGGCCTGACCCGCATCCCCGACCTCGTCAAGAAATGCAGGGCGACCGGCATGAACTCGGTGGCCGTCACCGACCACGGCAACATGTTCGGCATGATGAAGCTCTTCGACGCCTGCGAGAAGACGGCGGACAAGGACGGCAACTGGGCCGTCAAGCCCATCCTCGGCTGCGAGGTGTACGTGGCCCCCCGGTCCCGGCACGACCGCAAGCTCGACAACAACGCCCTGAACGCCGAGGGCCTGGAGGACTGCCTGGACCCCTCCGGCCAGCGGGACGCGGGCTACCACCTGGTGCTCCTGGCCAAGAACCCCGTGGGCTTCCGCAACCTGTCCAACCTGGTCTCCAAGGGCTTCACCGAGGGCTTCTACTACAAGCCCCGGGTGGACAAGGACCTGCTGCGGGAGAACAGCGAGGGCCTCATCGCCCTCACGGCCTGCCTGGGCGGCGAGGTGCAGGCCCGCCTCCTCTCCGGCAACATCGACGCCGCCGAGCGCGTCGCCCGGGACTACCAGAGCATCTTCGGCGAGGACTTCTACCTGGAGATCCAGGACCAGGGCTTCGAGGCGGAGCGCCTGATCATCCCCAGCCAGTTCGAGCTCTCGAAGCGCACCGGGATCCCCCTGGTGGCCACCAATGACGCCCACTACCTCAACCACGACGACGCGGACCTCCACGACACGCTCCTGTGCATCGGCACCAAGCGGTTCAAGAGCGAGCCCAAGCGCATGCGCTTCTCCACCGACCAGTTCTACGTGAAGTCGCCCGAGGAGATGGCCGCCGTCTTCCCCGGCCACCCCGAGCTGCTCGAGCGCACCCTGGAGATCGCCTCCAAGATCGACCTCTTCCCCATCACCCGCAAGCCCATCACCCCGCAGTTCCCCGTGCCCTCGGGCCACACCCTGGAGAGCTACTTCGTGGAGGTGGCCCGCGAGACCTTCGAGGAGCGGCTCAAGGAGTGCCAGGTGCTCTGGCAGGCCGGGGCCCTCAAGCACTCCGAGGAGAAGTACCGCGCCCGGCTCGAGTTCGAGCTGGACACCGTCCTGAAGATGGGCTTTCCCGGCTACTTCCTCCTGGTATGGGACTTCATCCGCAAGGCCCGCGAGATGGGCGTGCCCGTGGGCCCGGGCCGCGGCAGCGCCGCCGGCAGCATCGTGGCCTGGTCCATGCACATCACCGACATCGACCCCATGCAGTACGACCTGCTCTTCGAGCGGTTCCTGAACCCCGAGCGCATCTCCATGCCCGACGTGGACATCGACTTCTGCCGGGACGGGCGCCAGAAGGTCATCGACTACGTCACCGAGGCCTACGGCAAGGACCGCGTCAGCAACATCGTCACCATCAACCAGCTCAAGACCAAGGCCGTCATCAAGGACGTGGCGCGGGTCTTCGAGAAGGACTTCGCCTTCGCCAACAACCTCACCAAGCTCGTGCCCCAGGAGCCCGGAAAGCCCATCACCGTGGCCATGGCCCTGGAGCAGAGCGACAAGCTGCGCGAACTCTACGAATCCGAACCCGAGGTGAAGAACATCCTGGACATCTCCGCGCGCCTGGAGGGCCTCGCCCGCAACACCGGCGTCCACGCCGCCGGCGTGATCATCGCCCCCGACGACCTCACCCGCTTCGCCCCGCTCAGCCGGGACAAGGACGGCAAGGTGATGGTGCAGTACACCATGGTCGAGGCCGAGCGCGCCGGGCTCCTGAAGATGGACTTCCTGGGCCTGGAGACCCTCACCCAGATCGCCAAGACCCAGGGCTACATCGAGCGCACCCAGGGCCATCCCGTGGACATGACCCTCATCCGCACCTTCGACGACCGGAAGACCTTCGACCTGTTCAGCCAGGGGGACACCGACGGCATCTTCCAGTTCGAGTCCGGCGGCATGAAGTCGCTCCTGGCCAAGCTGCGCCCGGACCGCTTCGACGACCTCATCGCCCTCAACGCCCTCTTCCGCCCCGGCCCCCTGGGCGCGGGCATGGGCGACACCTACGTGAACCGCCGCCACGGCCGCGAGCCCGTGACCTACATGTTCCCCACCCTCGAGCCCATCCTCTCCCCCACCTACGGCGTGATCCTGTACCAGGAGCAGGTGATGCAGATCGCCAGCCTCATCGCCGGGTACTCCCTGGGCGAGGCCGACATGCTGCGGCGCGCCATGGGCAAGAAGGACAAGGAGAAGATGGCGAAGGAGAAGACCAAGTTCATCGAGCAGGGCGTGGTGCGCGGCTACGAGCGGGACAAGGTCTCCGAACTCTTCGATCTTATTGAATACTTTGCTGGCTACGGCTTCAACAAGAGCCATTCAGCGGCATATGCCCTGATTGCATACGAAACAGCCTACCTCAAAGCCAACTTCCGCACCGAGTTCATGGCCGGCCTCCTCTCCACCAAGGCCCAGCGCACCGACGACGTGGTGAAGTACATCCAGAACTGCAAGGAGATGGGCCTGGACGTGCTGGGCCCGGACATCAACGAGAGCCAGCTGGACTTCACCATCACCGGGCCCAACCAGATCCGCTTCGGCTTCGCCGCGGTCAAGGGCCTGGGCGAGGCCGCGCTGGAGGCCATCCTCGCCGCGCGCGCGGAGGAGGGGGGCTTCAAGGACTTCTTCCACGCCCTCAAGGCCACCGACCTCCAGAAGGCCAACCGCCGCGTGTGGGAGGCCCTCATCAAGGCAGGGGCCTTCGATTCCATGGAACCCAACCGCGCCGCCCTCATGGAGGGCCTGCCCTCGGCCATGGAGAACGCGGGGAAGGGGGGCCAGGACCTGGGGCTGGTATCGCTCTTCGACGAGGCCGAGATGGCCAGCCTCGCCGACAACTGGGCCGTGCCCGAGGACGTGGAGTTCTGGAGCCGCAAGGACCGCCTGCGCTACGAGCGGGAGTCCCTGGGCCTCTACGTGTCGGGCCACCCCCTGGAGGAGTTCAAGGACGCCATCAAGGTGCACACCGTGGGCACCATCGCCTCCCTGAAGGAGGCCGCCGCCGCCGGCAGGCACCGGGACCGGGACGAGGTGGCCATCGGCGTCATGGTGAGCAACGTCCAGTTCAAGACGAACCAGAAGGGCGAACCCTGGGCGATCCTCTACCTGGAGGACCTCACCGACAAGGTGGAGGCCCTGCTCATGGCCGGCAGCTACAACCCCGTGACCCGGAAGAGGGGCCGCCCCTTCGACCTGTACCGGCACCTGGCCCTGCCCGACGCCCTCCTGCGCGTCACCGGCGAGCTGAAGATCGAGACCACCGGCAACAACGGCGACGAGGACGAGGAGGAGCAGACCACCATCAAGCTCTTCGTGACCTCCCTGGAGCCCCTGGAGGACTTCCAGGGCAAGGGCTTCTCCGGCGCCCTGATCCGCCTGCCCAGGGGGGAGTACCCCAACCGCCTGGTGCCCCTCCTGCGCCTCTACCACGGCAACCTTCCCCTGCACCTGGAATACCGCGGCCCCCAGGGCATCCTCGCCCGCGTGAGGGCCAGCGGCGACCTCAATGTCCGCTTCGATCCCGACCTTTCCGAAAAGGTCGCCAAGGAAGCCGGATGCGCCCTGAGCTGGACCTACTGA
- the lon gene encoding endopeptidase La: MTNPLRKTITLPAIPIRDMVLFPGARVPFMVGRRASVRTLELGIKVGDHLLLLTQRNPKEEQPKQESIHAVGTLALVESLIPLPRDYYKVGVKGIARVRLERYLDDGDVVQAEVEILPEPEAPGGPALQDAFGSAVEGFLQRNPELARTLSLDPAMPLGQAIDAVAAVLPADVRDKQGVLDQLDIEPRLHTLLKLLEADAATHQAEGREEAQNLEKDHKAFVLGEKMRGVLPEGRKDELAQLRERILKAGMGEEAEGKALEEVDRLEGMPPQSAEATVSRTYIDWLLALPWSKLADDHLDLEEAERILDEDHAGLEKVKARILEYLAVMRRLRDRNAGAPLRGPILCLVGPPGVGKTSLARSIARALNRPFLRFSLGGVRDEAEIRGHRRTYIGSMPGRIISLLKKGGVRNPLMLLDEIDKMGSDWRGDPSSALLEVLDPEQNQTFQDHYLDVGFDLSQVLFLTTANVRHQIPQPLEDRLEVLELSSYTLGEKKAIAHAHLVPKALDRHGMADLGITFEDAALEKLVQAYTKEAGVRQLEREISAVLRKLARQSLQPGPFDARVTADRLAGLLGPERFLESPLSAQPAAGVVNGLAWTPTGGDLLTIEAARLPGKGVLKLTGKLGEVMQESANLALSFVRMRADSLGLAPDFLEKTDLHVHLPEGAIPKDGPSAGITLATALISALTGIPVRADLAMTGELTLRGAVLPIGGLKEKLLAAHRMGCRTVIIPAENARHLEELPEEVRRELVIHLVKSMDEVIPLALVRT, encoded by the coding sequence ATGACGAATCCCCTTCGCAAGACCATCACCCTCCCCGCCATCCCCATCCGGGACATGGTCCTCTTCCCGGGGGCCCGGGTTCCCTTCATGGTGGGGAGGCGCGCCTCGGTGCGGACCCTCGAGCTGGGCATCAAGGTGGGCGACCACCTGCTCCTGCTCACCCAGCGCAACCCCAAGGAGGAGCAGCCCAAGCAGGAGTCCATCCACGCCGTGGGCACCCTGGCGCTGGTGGAGTCCCTCATCCCGCTGCCGCGGGACTACTACAAGGTGGGCGTCAAGGGCATCGCCCGGGTGCGCCTGGAGCGGTACCTGGACGACGGGGACGTGGTGCAGGCCGAGGTGGAGATCCTCCCGGAGCCCGAGGCCCCCGGCGGACCGGCCCTGCAGGATGCCTTCGGCTCGGCGGTGGAGGGCTTCCTCCAGCGCAACCCGGAACTGGCCCGGACCCTCAGCCTGGACCCGGCCATGCCCCTGGGCCAGGCCATCGACGCGGTGGCCGCGGTGCTGCCCGCGGACGTGCGGGACAAGCAGGGGGTGCTGGACCAGCTGGACATCGAACCGCGCCTCCACACCCTCCTCAAGCTCCTGGAAGCCGACGCCGCCACCCACCAGGCCGAGGGCAGGGAGGAGGCCCAGAACCTCGAGAAGGACCACAAGGCCTTCGTGCTGGGCGAGAAGATGCGCGGCGTCCTGCCCGAAGGCAGGAAGGACGAGCTCGCCCAGCTGCGGGAGCGCATCCTCAAGGCCGGGATGGGCGAGGAGGCCGAGGGCAAGGCCCTGGAGGAGGTGGACCGCCTGGAGGGCATGCCCCCCCAGAGCGCCGAGGCCACCGTGAGCCGCACCTACATCGACTGGCTCCTGGCCCTGCCCTGGTCCAAGCTCGCCGACGACCACCTGGACCTGGAGGAGGCCGAGCGCATCCTGGACGAGGACCACGCGGGCCTGGAGAAGGTCAAGGCCCGGATCCTGGAGTACCTCGCCGTCATGCGCCGCCTGCGGGACCGGAACGCGGGGGCCCCCCTGCGCGGGCCCATCCTCTGCCTCGTGGGCCCTCCCGGCGTGGGCAAGACGAGCCTGGCGCGGTCCATCGCCCGGGCCCTGAACCGGCCCTTCCTGCGCTTCTCGCTGGGCGGCGTGCGGGACGAGGCCGAGATCCGGGGGCACCGGCGCACCTACATCGGCTCCATGCCCGGGCGCATCATCTCCCTCCTGAAGAAGGGCGGCGTGCGCAACCCCCTCATGCTCCTGGACGAGATCGACAAGATGGGCTCCGACTGGCGGGGCGACCCCAGCTCCGCCCTGCTGGAGGTGCTGGACCCCGAGCAGAACCAGACCTTCCAGGACCACTACCTGGACGTGGGCTTCGACCTCAGCCAGGTGCTCTTCCTCACCACCGCCAACGTGCGCCACCAGATTCCCCAGCCCCTGGAGGACCGCCTCGAGGTGCTCGAGCTGAGCAGCTACACCCTGGGCGAGAAGAAGGCGATCGCCCACGCCCACCTGGTGCCCAAGGCCCTGGACCGCCACGGCATGGCCGACCTGGGCATCACGTTCGAGGACGCGGCCCTGGAAAAGCTCGTGCAGGCCTACACCAAGGAGGCCGGCGTGCGCCAGCTGGAGCGGGAGATCTCCGCCGTGCTGCGCAAGCTGGCCCGCCAGAGCCTCCAGCCCGGGCCCTTCGACGCCAGGGTCACCGCGGACCGCCTCGCGGGCCTGCTGGGCCCCGAGCGCTTCCTGGAATCCCCCCTGTCGGCCCAGCCCGCCGCGGGCGTGGTCAACGGCCTGGCCTGGACCCCCACCGGCGGGGACCTCCTTACCATCGAGGCCGCGCGGCTTCCGGGCAAGGGCGTCCTCAAGCTCACCGGCAAGCTGGGCGAAGTGATGCAGGAGAGCGCCAACCTCGCGCTCAGCTTCGTGCGCATGCGCGCCGACAGCCTGGGCCTGGCCCCCGACTTCCTGGAGAAGACCGACCTCCACGTGCACCTGCCCGAGGGCGCCATCCCCAAGGACGGGCCCAGCGCCGGCATCACCCTGGCCACGGCCCTCATCTCGGCCCTCACGGGCATCCCCGTGCGCGCCGACCTGGCCATGACCGGGGAACTGACCCTGCGGGGCGCGGTCCTGCCCATCGGCGGCCTCAAGGAGAAGCTCCTGGCCGCCCACCGAATGGGATGCCGCACCGTCATCATCCCGGCGGAGAACGCCCGGCACCTGGAGGAGCTCCCCGAGGAGGTGCGCCGGGAGCTGGTCATCCACCTGGTGAAGAGCATGGACGAGGTGATCCCCCTGGCCCTGGTCAGAACTTGA